In the genome of Kwoniella shandongensis chromosome 6, complete sequence, one region contains:
- a CDS encoding ribonucleoprotein-associated protein: MASQPNPKAFPLANAQLTNQILDLIQQAQHYKQLKKGANEATKTLNRGICEFIVMTADVEPIEIVLHLPLLCEDKNVPYVFLPSKTALGRACGVSRPVIAASVTTNEARELNAQIQAVKNEIEKLLI; this comes from the exons ATGGCTTCCCAACCCAACCCCAAGGCTTTCCCTTTGGCCAACGCCCAGCTCACCAACCAG AtcctcgatctcatccagcAAGCTCAGCACTACAAGCAGCTcaagaaggg TGCTAACGAAGCGACCAAGACTCTTAACCGAGGTATCTGTGAATTCATCGTCATGACCGCCGACGTCGAGCCTATCGAGatcgtcctccatctccctctcctctgcgagGACAAGAACGTTCCTTACGTCTTCTTGCCCTCCAAGACTGCCCTCGGTCGAGCTTGTGGTGTCTCACGACCCGTCATAGCCGCTAGTGTCACCACTAACGAGGCTAGGGAGTTGAACGCCCAGATCCAGGCTGTCAAG aacgagattgagaagcTTCTCATCTAA